The Herminiimonas arsenitoxidans genome window below encodes:
- the xerC gene encoding tyrosine recombinase XerC, with amino-acid sequence MSVAANHAYLDGYLDNLISQRQLAPLTTVSYRRDLLELIAYATASDSNASLASVTHFQIRKFTAQLHAKGLNARSIARKLSAWRGFFTWLSEQNAITSNPVDGIKAPKRNKPLPKALAADDAVRLVSETRPGKNANSAMQLCNRAMFELLYSSGLRVSELVGLDVRYAQENRYTSAGWIDFDAHEVMVTGKGNKMRSVPIGQAAMDALASWLAIRNTLVKLDPHPLFLSERGTRVSARVIQLRLKAHAQAIGLPTDVHPHVLRHSFASHVLQSSGDLRAVQEMLGHASISATQIYTSLDFQRLAQVYDAAHPRAKKKPA; translated from the coding sequence GTGAGCGTTGCAGCCAATCACGCTTACCTCGACGGTTATCTCGATAACCTGATCAGCCAGCGCCAACTGGCACCATTGACTACCGTCAGCTACCGTCGCGATTTGCTGGAATTGATTGCATACGCGACGGCAAGCGACAGCAATGCCTCACTCGCTTCCGTCACGCACTTCCAGATCCGAAAATTTACCGCGCAACTGCATGCCAAAGGCTTGAATGCGCGTTCCATTGCACGCAAATTATCAGCGTGGCGCGGCTTCTTCACTTGGCTCTCAGAACAAAACGCCATCACCTCCAATCCGGTCGATGGCATCAAGGCACCCAAACGCAACAAACCCTTGCCGAAAGCATTGGCTGCAGATGATGCAGTGCGCTTGGTATCAGAAACACGGCCCGGCAAAAACGCAAACTCAGCCATGCAACTATGCAATCGCGCGATGTTTGAGTTGCTGTATTCCAGCGGCTTGCGTGTATCGGAACTAGTAGGACTGGATGTACGTTACGCGCAGGAGAATCGCTACACTTCTGCCGGCTGGATAGATTTCGACGCACATGAAGTAATGGTGACCGGCAAAGGCAACAAGATGCGCAGCGTGCCTATAGGACAAGCAGCCATGGATGCGCTTGCGTCCTGGCTGGCGATACGCAATACGCTGGTGAAACTGGACCCGCATCCGCTATTCTTGAGCGAACGCGGCACGCGCGTTTCGGCACGCGTCATTCAACTGCGCCTAAAGGCACATGCGCAAGCGATAGGCTTGCCGACCGATGTCCACCCGCATGTATTGCGCCACTCCTTTGCCTCGCATGTATTGCAATCTTCCGGCGACCTGCGCGCCGTGCAAGAGATGCTGGGACATGCATCGATCTCTGCGACGCAAATTTATACCTCCCTCGATTTTCAGCGTCTGGCGCAAGTTTATGATGCCGCTCACCCTCGTGCGAAAAAGAAACCTGCTTAA
- a CDS encoding DUF484 family protein produces MTAPLDSNTVADYLLDHPHFFEEHAELLSKIKLSSPLGGRTLSLQERQMDVLREKHKLMELRLAELMRIGQQNDEIAHKFHTWTCALLKARNDVDLPHTLTVGLQEAFSVPHVTLRLWGVSEEFAHTWFAASVSADSRLFSNGLTTPFCGSNNDFEAASWLEDAPSIQSVALLPLRLDNAPEAFGLLVLGSPDAHRFTSDMATDFLTNIGQTASAALSSMLD; encoded by the coding sequence ATGACTGCTCCCCTGGATTCCAACACCGTCGCCGACTATTTGCTGGATCACCCGCACTTTTTTGAAGAACATGCGGAGTTGCTGTCCAAAATCAAATTATCCAGCCCGCTCGGTGGTCGCACCTTGTCGCTGCAAGAACGCCAAATGGACGTCTTGCGTGAAAAGCACAAGCTCATGGAATTACGCTTGGCAGAGCTGATGCGCATCGGTCAGCAAAACGATGAGATCGCGCATAAATTCCATACATGGACATGCGCACTGTTGAAAGCGCGCAACGATGTCGATTTGCCGCACACGCTGACTGTCGGTCTGCAAGAAGCATTCTCTGTACCGCACGTTACGCTGCGTCTGTGGGGTGTATCGGAAGAATTTGCCCACACATGGTTTGCTGCCTCGGTTTCTGCTGATTCGCGTTTATTCTCCAACGGATTGACCACACCGTTCTGCGGCAGCAACAACGATTTTGAAGCCGCTTCGTGGCTGGAAGATGCGCCATCGATACAATCAGTCGCTCTCTTGCCTCTGCGTCTGGACAATGCACCGGAAGCGTTTGGCCTGTTGGTACTCGGCTCGCCTGATGCGCATCGCTTCACCTCGGACATGGCAACCGATTTCCTGACGAATATCGGCCAAACTGCCAGCGCCGCCTTGTCGAGCATGCTCGACTAA
- the dapF gene encoding diaminopimelate epimerase, with translation MKLKFTKMHGAGNDFVVIDAINQAIAFTPAQWQHLADRRFGVGADQMLVVEKPQAAGVDFRYRIYNADGGEVEQCGNGARAFVKFVTDKKLTNKHAIKVETMSGIIEPRLEANGQITVDMGAPILTPEDVPFNTTDLLCKAEGNDTVWPLDIKGETYWISVVSMGNPHAVQVVADVEEAPVREDGVLIENHPRFPKRVNAGFMQIVDQHHIKLRVFERGAGETLACGTGACAAVVAGIRRGLLHTPVKVETRGGELAIAWAGGESAVMLTGPAVTVFEGEIEI, from the coding sequence ATGAAACTCAAATTCACAAAAATGCACGGCGCAGGCAATGATTTCGTCGTGATTGATGCCATCAACCAAGCCATAGCTTTCACTCCTGCACAATGGCAACATCTGGCAGACCGTCGCTTCGGCGTCGGTGCCGATCAAATGCTGGTAGTGGAGAAGCCACAAGCCGCAGGCGTTGATTTTCGCTATCGCATCTATAACGCCGATGGCGGCGAAGTTGAACAATGCGGCAATGGCGCACGCGCCTTCGTCAAATTTGTAACCGACAAGAAACTCACCAATAAACACGCCATAAAGGTTGAAACCATGTCGGGCATCATCGAGCCACGACTGGAAGCCAACGGGCAAATTACCGTCGATATGGGCGCACCAATACTGACGCCGGAAGATGTGCCCTTCAACACCACCGATCTGCTGTGCAAGGCAGAAGGTAACGATACTGTGTGGCCGCTGGACATCAAGGGTGAAACCTACTGGATTTCCGTCGTCTCCATGGGCAATCCGCATGCAGTGCAAGTCGTTGCCGATGTGGAAGAAGCACCGGTACGAGAAGACGGCGTCCTGATCGAAAATCATCCGCGCTTCCCTAAACGCGTGAATGCCGGCTTCATGCAAATCGTCGATCAGCATCACATCAAATTACGCGTATTCGAACGCGGCGCAGGTGAAACGCTGGCTTGCGGCACCGGCGCATGCGCAGCCGTTGTCGCCGGCATCCGTCGTGGTTTGCTCCACACGCCTGTCAAAGTAGAGACGCGCGGCGGCGAATTAGCTATCGCGTGGGCAGGTGGCGAATCAGCTGTGATGTTGACCGGCCCCGCCGTAACCGTCTTCGAAGGCGAAATCGAGATTTGA
- a CDS encoding LpxL/LpxP family acyltransferase yields the protein MRALIIVMWLLHWLPLPILGRIGKALGSLLYILMKSRRHVTLTNLRLCFPEKSEAEREAIAKQHFQAYARSALERGILWWASEARLKRLIHVEPGIPFEVLESGPTILLCPHFVCLEIPGIALVLNSHFSVCTIYSRQKNQLIDEALLKGRSRFRPVTLLSRDKGVKPIIRAMREGLPFIMLPDMDFGVRDSEFVPFFGIPAATLTAPARIAAATKANVVPMITTYLPNYQGWKTTFYPAWTDYPGDDIVEATRRMNAFIEERIREAPAEYFWAHKRFKTRPPGEPSVYAKNSPDDTLPAD from the coding sequence ATGAGAGCGCTGATTATTGTGATGTGGCTGCTGCACTGGCTGCCGCTGCCGATTTTGGGACGTATAGGGAAAGCGCTCGGTTCGCTGCTCTATATCCTCATGAAGTCTCGCCGTCACGTGACGCTAACCAATCTGCGTCTGTGCTTCCCAGAAAAAAGTGAAGCGGAACGCGAAGCCATCGCCAAACAACATTTCCAAGCGTATGCGCGTAGTGCACTGGAACGCGGCATCTTGTGGTGGGCGTCGGAAGCACGTCTAAAACGTCTGATCCATGTCGAACCCGGCATCCCGTTCGAAGTACTCGAATCCGGCCCGACCATCTTGCTGTGTCCGCATTTCGTTTGCCTGGAAATTCCTGGCATTGCGCTGGTGCTGAATTCACATTTTTCAGTTTGTACGATTTACTCGCGCCAGAAAAATCAGCTGATCGATGAAGCACTATTGAAAGGCCGTTCACGCTTCCGCCCAGTCACGCTGCTATCACGCGACAAAGGCGTCAAACCCATCATCCGCGCGATGCGCGAAGGCCTACCTTTTATCATGTTGCCGGATATGGATTTCGGCGTGCGCGATAGCGAATTCGTGCCATTTTTCGGCATCCCTGCAGCCACGCTGACAGCACCGGCGCGCATCGCTGCAGCGACCAAAGCCAATGTCGTGCCTATGATCACCACTTACTTGCCGAACTACCAGGGATGGAAAACCACCTTCTATCCGGCATGGACGGATTATCCCGGTGACGATATCGTCGAAGCCACACGCAGAATGAATGCTTTCATCGAAGAACGTATACGTGAAGCACCGGCTGAATATTTCTGGGCGCACAAACGTTTCAAAACGCGCCCTCCGGGTGAACCCAGCGTTTATGCCAAAAACAGCCCTGACGACACACTGCCAGCTGATTAA